A region from the Riemerella anatipestifer genome encodes:
- a CDS encoding glycerol-3-phosphate dehydrogenase/oxidase — MNRNSFISELNKVSQWDFIVIGGGASGLGAALDATSRGYKTLLLESHDFSKGTSSRSTKLVHGGVRYLAQGDVGLVKEALRERGLLAKNAAHLFKNQSFVIPNYTWWGGPYYKIGLSIYDFLAGSLSLGKTKYINKNETIKKLPTVEPKSLSSGVVYQDGQFDDARLALNIAQTIVEKGGTVLNYARVIGLLKDEKGKISGVKMRDELSGEEYELSAKVVVNATGVFTNDILNMNNPKHKKFVVPSQGIHLVLDKSFLPSNDALMIPKTSDGRVLFAVPWHDKVVVGTTDTLIEEPSFEPKALEKEIEFVLETARRFLVKKPAREDVKSVFAGLRPLAAPDKEGGSTKEVSRSHKVIVSETGLVTITGGKWTTYRKMAEDTIDEALKVHSSIEKKPCNTEHLSIHGNIPAEKVDMSNHLYVYGSDIPHIQKLMNEDGRLSEKLHKDYPYTLAEVYWAVHQEMAQTVEDVLARRVRLLFLDARAAIDVAEKVAQFIAQELGKNQQWIDDQVKNFVTLAEGYLLVPYTAQK; from the coding sequence TGTGATTGGTGGAGGAGCAAGTGGTCTAGGAGCAGCACTTGATGCCACTAGTAGAGGGTATAAAACGCTATTGCTAGAATCTCATGATTTTTCTAAGGGGACTTCTAGTAGGAGTACAAAGCTAGTGCATGGCGGTGTTAGATATTTAGCACAGGGAGATGTAGGTCTAGTAAAGGAGGCTCTTAGAGAAAGAGGGCTTTTAGCGAAAAATGCGGCTCATTTGTTTAAAAATCAGTCTTTTGTTATTCCTAATTATACTTGGTGGGGAGGACCTTACTACAAGATAGGACTTTCTATCTATGATTTTCTAGCAGGAAGTTTAAGTTTAGGTAAAACAAAGTATATCAATAAAAACGAAACTATTAAAAAACTGCCAACGGTAGAGCCTAAAAGTTTGTCTAGTGGGGTAGTTTATCAAGATGGACAGTTTGATGATGCAAGGTTAGCCCTTAATATAGCACAGACAATTGTTGAAAAAGGAGGAACTGTGTTAAACTATGCTAGAGTGATAGGCTTGCTTAAAGATGAGAAAGGTAAAATCTCTGGTGTAAAAATGCGAGATGAACTCTCAGGAGAAGAGTATGAACTTTCGGCTAAAGTTGTAGTAAACGCAACGGGAGTATTTACCAATGATATTCTTAATATGAATAACCCTAAACACAAAAAATTTGTGGTGCCTAGTCAGGGGATTCATTTGGTTTTGGATAAATCTTTCTTACCATCAAATGATGCGTTAATGATACCTAAAACTTCAGATGGTAGAGTGTTATTTGCCGTGCCTTGGCATGATAAGGTAGTGGTAGGTACTACAGATACACTTATAGAAGAACCTAGTTTTGAACCAAAGGCTTTGGAGAAAGAAATAGAATTTGTGCTAGAAACAGCTAGAAGATTCTTAGTGAAAAAACCTGCTCGTGAAGATGTGAAATCTGTATTTGCAGGACTTCGTCCTCTTGCTGCTCCAGACAAAGAAGGTGGAAGTACAAAAGAAGTCTCTAGAAGCCATAAAGTAATAGTATCAGAAACAGGACTAGTCACTATTACAGGAGGTAAATGGACTACTTATAGAAAAATGGCAGAAGATACCATAGACGAAGCTCTTAAGGTACATAGTAGTATAGAAAAGAAACCTTGTAATACAGAACATCTTTCTATACATGGTAACATTCCTGCAGAAAAGGTGGATATGTCTAATCACCTTTATGTTTATGGTTCGGATATTCCTCATATTCAAAAGCTAATGAATGAAGATGGAAGACTTTCTGAAAAATTACACAAAGACTACCCTTATACTTTAGCTGAGGTCTATTGGGCTGTGCACCAAGAAATGGCACAAACGGTAGAAGATGTACTTGCAAGAAGAGTAAGATTACTATTTTTAGACGCTCGTGCAGCGATAGATGTAGCTGAGAAAGTAGCACAGTTTATAGCACAAGAGTTAGGAAAAAATCAACAATGGATAGATGACCAAGTGAAAAATTTTGTAACTTTAGCGGAGGGATATCTATTAGTTCCGTATACGGCTCAAAAATAA